The following proteins come from a genomic window of Nostoc sp. TCL26-01:
- a CDS encoding DUF4351 domain-containing protein has protein sequence MTRFIHDEFAKDYLEELLKNYGEVTASAKISGEIKEIDVLFTPHKQQKFNLQILGLLGRFAEHPAIIEPFRNPASTDEICDCILKSLEVKALLRREAKANNIKLQQPEIPKLWILTPTISQPRLSSFATIQKPDWLSGVHFLAEALRTAIVAIHQLPITPETLWLRLLGRGNVQSQAIIELQELPLNHPYQKATLELVYNLRENLRVNQKLTADDRELIMRLEPLYQRDREQAKQEGRQEGRQEGRQEGRQEGRQEGRQEGKKDLILRLLNRRIGEIDASLVERVQGLSIEQLENLGEALLDFTTVADLDAWFSQQ, from the coding sequence ATGACTCGCTTCATACATGACGAATTTGCCAAAGACTATCTAGAAGAACTTCTCAAAAATTACGGAGAAGTCACAGCATCAGCAAAAATCTCAGGAGAGATTAAAGAAATAGATGTGTTATTCACTCCTCATAAACAGCAAAAATTTAATTTACAAATCTTGGGTTTGCTAGGAAGATTTGCTGAACATCCAGCAATTATAGAACCCTTCCGCAATCCAGCCTCTACCGACGAAATCTGCGACTGTATTCTCAAATCATTAGAAGTTAAAGCATTATTACGACGAGAAGCAAAAGCCAATAACATCAAACTTCAGCAACCAGAAATTCCTAAATTGTGGATTCTCACCCCTACCATTTCTCAACCTAGATTATCTAGTTTCGCTACTATTCAAAAACCAGATTGGCTATCAGGAGTCCATTTTTTAGCAGAAGCTTTGCGGACAGCAATTGTAGCGATACACCAGCTACCAATAACTCCGGAAACTTTATGGTTAAGACTTTTGGGTAGAGGAAATGTACAGTCACAAGCAATCATTGAGTTACAGGAGTTACCATTAAATCATCCATACCAGAAAGCTACACTTGAATTAGTTTACAACTTGCGCGAAAACTTGAGGGTAAATCAAAAATTAACAGCAGATGATCGGGAGTTAATCATGCGATTAGAACCACTGTATCAAAGAGATAGAGAACAAGCCAAGCAGGAAGGCAGACAAGAAGGTAGACAGGAAGGTAGACAAGAAGGTAGACAAGAAGGTAGACAGGAAGGTAGACAGGAAGGAAAAAAAGACTTAATATTGCGTCTTTTGAATCGGCGAATTGGTGAAATTGATGCTTCATTAGTTGAGCGAGTTCAAGGGTTATCTATTGAACAGTTAGAAAATCTAGGGGAAGCATTACTAGATTTTACTACTGTTGCTGATTTAGATGCTTGGTTCAGCCAACAGTAA